Genomic DNA from Desulforegula conservatrix Mb1Pa:
CTCAAGTTCATCGAGCTGGGCCGGAGAAATAACTGCCGAAATGTCCGCAGGCTCACTAAAACCAATTCTGGACATAATCTCTTTTTCTTCCTGCTTTGAAGGATAATCAACAATGAGCTTAAGCATGAACCTGTCAACCTGGGCCTCAGGCAGAGGATATGTTCCTTCCTGATCAATCGGGTTTTGCGTGGCAAGAACAAGAAAAGGATGGGGCAGCTTAAAAGTTGTATCTCCGATTGTCACCTGTCTTTCCTGCATTGCTTCAAGAAGCGCTGACTGAACCTTTGACGGCGCTCTGTTGATTTCATCCGCAAGTATTATATTGTGAAACAGAGGCCCTTTCTTTATGGCAAATTCACCTTTTTCAGGCCTGTAAATTTCAGTTCCGATAAGATCAGCAGGGAGAAGGTCAGGCGTAAACTGGATTCTTTTGAATTCAGCATGCAGACTGTCTGCAAGAGCTTTTACCGCACTTGTCTTTGCAAGGCCTGGAACGCCTTCAATAAGAATATGCCCCCGTGTAAGGAGACCTATTATTAAACCGTCCACCAACTCTTTCTGGCCCACAATAACTTTTCCGACCGCTTCCCTAATTC
This window encodes:
- a CDS encoding AAA family ATPase, producing MDDIKALAAEKIQEISRIREAVGKVIVGQKELVDGLIIGLLTRGHILIEGVPGLAKTSAVKALADSLHAEFKRIQFTPDLLPADLIGTEIYRPEKGEFAIKKGPLFHNIILADEINRAPSKVQSALLEAMQERQVTIGDTTFKLPHPFLVLATQNPIDQEGTYPLPEAQVDRFMLKLIVDYPSKQEEKEIMSRIGFSEPADISAVISPAQLDELEKLVKSVYMDERLKDYIVDIVMATRKPEDYGIPITEYIQFGASPRASIYLSLASRAHAFLQGRAFVTPQDIKTMAKSVLRHRIILSYEAEAEGISSDDIVGRILDGVEVP